The Bdellovibrionales bacterium genome has a segment encoding these proteins:
- a CDS encoding BppU family phage baseplate upper protein: MYKTLELTLDTERTNNTKTNAQNFLVNTNDYESVKIIADIVQDKERVDLSDATVKLAIRKPDKTIVFQDGTVTAAIEGECEFVLETQSYILKGTHIAEVMIYFADGKIVVTRAFAYHVAEGVLTDTAIESTSWYQDVNELQLAVQELQVEVDAFIDTAVAETRAEITEVDERLTSQLADKAPKAVADAAHLRIDELIIGSGNANAEVTDAHVSTAKNKTFTTVRNRFEEIEDAIHGKPKNVITNGDFANGTTGWLTNNASISVVNGRLQVLATAQYGGADTSAFNTVSGHKYYVSALVDGLIGLTRMFVIGFAEPLASVTKTGGERLSLLFTANNTTHKVRFYDNATSGWTNFFLDKVVILDLTDIFGVGKEPTASQVDKWLSYYNGYFDGTLKNKDTEMALIQKAFFDPVPTVPDVFEHVDTTIYNKDKGLRRWRAALAKAQATDQIVNLNVVGTSIATGGVTTDYTTKSWVALLRKELTQKVGDVGRGVVSTHFPNAVGPLRWTFTGTWSTQVLFGIMGDCRLSTTLGSTATLSFNGTGIKILTYANSSGGKFLASVDGGTPVEFNSNVAAAEPCKEFTITGLSAGDHTLVITQNDAGKNLMLIGAYELKGTKGVRVNNVSKSGGSTANVTWNNNVLIAEIDYWNPTLTIIEFFTNDYMSQVDLVAYKNTMQTLISRAKQFGDVLLIANGIRTENQTIKQTDYINVLKTLATENQVALLDTFNRWGGNFEYANGTLGYLADTVHPNDVGHQDIANFVIKTLIEA; this comes from the coding sequence GTGTATAAGACACTGGAATTGACACTAGACACGGAAAGAACGAACAATACGAAGACTAACGCCCAGAATTTCCTTGTAAACACGAACGATTATGAATCCGTGAAGATTATCGCGGACATCGTACAGGACAAGGAACGCGTCGATTTGAGTGACGCGACGGTGAAGCTCGCGATTCGAAAACCCGATAAAACTATCGTATTCCAGGATGGTACGGTAACGGCAGCGATTGAGGGAGAATGCGAATTCGTGCTCGAAACCCAAAGCTATATCTTGAAGGGGACGCACATCGCAGAGGTCATGATTTACTTTGCAGACGGGAAGATTGTCGTAACTCGCGCGTTCGCTTATCACGTCGCGGAAGGTGTCTTGACCGATACCGCGATCGAATCAACATCATGGTATCAGGACGTGAACGAATTGCAATTGGCCGTACAAGAATTACAAGTAGAGGTGGACGCGTTTATAGATACAGCAGTCGCAGAAACAAGAGCAGAAATAACGGAAGTTGATGAAAGATTAACGTCGCAGTTGGCGGATAAAGCGCCCAAAGCAGTGGCCGACGCGGCTCACCTGCGGATTGATGAATTAATCATCGGTAGCGGGAACGCCAATGCCGAGGTCACAGACGCGCACGTCTCCACGGCTAAAAACAAAACTTTCACGACGGTACGAAACCGTTTCGAAGAAATCGAGGACGCCATCCACGGGAAACCGAAGAACGTCATTACAAACGGAGACTTCGCCAACGGCACGACTGGTTGGTTGACGAATAATGCCTCGATTTCGGTCGTGAACGGACGCCTACAAGTCTTGGCGACTGCTCAATATGGCGGAGCTGACACGAGCGCATTCAATACCGTTTCGGGTCACAAATATTATGTATCGGCGCTTGTCGATGGGTTGATTGGGTTGACCCGGATGTTCGTGATCGGATTCGCGGAACCGTTGGCGAGCGTCACGAAGACGGGCGGCGAACGATTGTCTCTCCTGTTCACGGCCAACAACACCACGCACAAGGTTCGTTTTTATGACAATGCAACGAGCGGGTGGACAAACTTCTTCTTGGACAAGGTGGTCATCCTCGACTTGACGGACATCTTTGGTGTAGGCAAAGAGCCGACGGCAAGCCAAGTCGATAAATGGTTGAGCTATTACAACGGCTATTTCGACGGTACGCTAAAGAACAAAGATACGGAAATGGCGCTCATTCAAAAGGCGTTTTTCGACCCGGTTCCGACCGTTCCTGACGTGTTCGAGCATGTCGATACGACCATCTACAACAAGGACAAAGGGTTGCGAAGATGGCGGGCGGCGCTTGCCAAGGCGCAGGCGACCGACCAAATCGTCAACCTCAACGTCGTCGGGACAAGTATCGCGACGGGCGGCGTCACGACCGACTACACCACGAAAAGTTGGGTGGCGTTGCTTAGAAAAGAGTTGACTCAGAAAGTCGGAGACGTTGGTCGTGGGGTCGTCTCTACGCATTTCCCGAACGCGGTCGGGCCGTTGCGATGGACGTTCACTGGTACATGGTCAACACAGGTCTTGTTCGGCATCATGGGGGATTGTCGCTTGTCTACCACGCTCGGGTCAACCGCGACACTCTCGTTCAATGGGACGGGCATCAAGATTCTGACGTATGCCAACTCGTCGGGCGGTAAGTTCTTGGCGTCCGTTGACGGCGGGACACCCGTGGAATTCAACTCGAACGTGGCGGCTGCCGAACCTTGCAAAGAGTTTACCATTACAGGATTGTCGGCAGGGGATCACACTTTGGTCATCACACAGAATGACGCAGGGAAGAACCTCATGTTGATTGGCGCGTATGAGTTGAAAGGGACGAAGGGCGTCCGGGTCAACAACGTATCCAAGTCGGGCGGCTCGACGGCGAACGTAACATGGAACAACAACGTACTGATTGCGGAAATCGACTACTGGAATCCCACACTGACAATCATCGAGTTTTTCACCAATGACTATATGAGTCAAGTCGATTTGGTCGCATACAAGAATACCATGCAAACACTCATCTCTAGAGCCAAACAGTTCGGGGATGTGCTTTTGATTGCCAACGGCATCCGGACAGAAAACCAAACCATCAAGCAGACCGACTATATCAACGTGTTGAAAACATTGGCGACAGAAAACCAAGTGGCATTATTAGACACCTTCAACCGATGGGGCGGAAACTTCGAGTACGCGAACGGGACGTTGGGATACTTGGCCGACACAGTGCATCCG